The Mercenaria mercenaria strain notata unplaced genomic scaffold, MADL_Memer_1 contig_1669, whole genome shotgun sequence DNA segment acagttgaatgttaaatcaaatgcacccaagaagaaaatattcgctatattatgtccctttgatgtttctgctctccaggttcaagaagagttacatttccttgatcacaaaattttcttttacatgaaaatattaaatgctcataactctacgtttttgcttaaaatattgccaatatatctatttttgagaaatatatggacatttgtcttcatttcaaagctttttaacttcatgcctatgatttgaaaaacttaggtactatctctagcttttgtgggactactgacttcacgctTGATAAATTTTTCAAACTCAACACGtaaagttcttcaagtgtaatgcgttttgaagaaaacaagtcaaatttataaatttaagtttcttattaaaaaaatatcccaGTTATatatctggatagtttcttttactgttcagtatattttgtaaccatggtgatactaaccctaacctttagtcagtatatcatacatattattcactaaatgcgtgcggacgtTAAAACATTTGCGTATATTTGCCATGCACTCCAATttataatcacttccgggcatgcgcagaacgtctgcaccagatctgtaatgaTAAACATCGATCAATGAAATAACACGCTACTAAAGAACCGTCAACTTACCCGGGCAAGGTTTATTTTGACACGACTTTGTATCAGTATCATTTCCCAGGCAATCAAGGCCGCCATATTGTGGAGCAGGATCAGTACATGACCGGGTACGAACCTGCGTTCCATTTTCACATGTGACGTCACAGTCTGACCACTTTGACCAAGGTGACCAGTTCCCATCCactgaaagtttgaatcattttgtaAGTTCTCACTTGCTAATGATAATATCAAATGTAGTTTGTTCTATCACATGATGgaataattcatttaattttcttttaagctATATCATTTTTACTTCGGATCAAGACAAACTGGACAAAAGCAAAAGAGAAACAGAACATCCTCATTGCATTTAAgcatattttcaaaagaaaataatcatGTGAAACACATCTCTTTAACTACAGTCAAGAACATGGTAAGAGGAATGTTTATACTTTTCCACAGCCTGTAACAAAGTCCCACACGACGGCTTCTTTATAAACTCGATTAATTTCATTAGCTGGATAGAGAGATTTGTCGGAGACCGAAAACAAGAAGTACTCCTTGAGGATACCACATCAACGTGGACAATGTCACCTCAGTGTTCGCGCAAGGAACAGTCATGGAACCACATCTCTTCGTGACGTTAATCGCCGCACCAAGACAATTTTACCTCACCCTTGAGACTCTTTGCTGGTGACTATCTCATTTATAGAACCATCAACACAGTCAATGTTTCAACCAAACATCAACATAACTTTCGACATTTGAATAATGGCAAATTCCTAGCCAATGATCTGTTACCGTAAAAATGCACAGAAGTTCCTAGTGGCAAATACCTTGGTATACCATAGCAACGGTATTTGACTTGGGAATACAAGGCATATGAACACACAACACTTGATTTGTTTGACCTGTCTTCGAATacatttttcagtgttggagtcTTATCAAAATCAACAAGTCTAGCAACTTAAAAAGATCTTAACGAATGTGATCAGATGCCGTAAAGATGACTTTTATTTCAGGGATCCTAGAAATGACAAAAACATGTCCAACAGACTGATGTTGGTACCCTTTAACATAAACGAACCTCAAAAGCACAAATTCTAAACACCAAAGTTGGTTTTATACCTTTAAATTTTTGTTCGTTTGAACCatgttattgtaaataaaaaatgggAGTTTTACACCACTCGCTGCAGTAGGTATTGCACTTGGACTTCAGTCAGTCAACCTTATACGGGAAGGAGAAATTatataatgatatgaatatacTGCACGTTTGTTTCCAAAATAAATCTCATTTGAACTTTGTCCTTATACTTGTTCTTTCctgttttcaaatatgttttgtttcCGACCGTCTTGAAATTAATAACATACATAAAAAGATGCACAAACTGAACTTGAGACGCAACATTTTGACGAGTTTATATTCATACACATTTTGACGAGTTTATATACACATTTTGACGAGTTTAGATACAAAATGGAACATTAGCATTGTCCTCTAGAAGATGGTCTCTTGTTTTGAGATATTTCATGGCAGCCAATTACTATAAATAGACATTTTGGTTAAACAAGCCTTTTGGAACAAGCATAATTGTGTAAACTTTGGTGGCCTGTCTGTATTAGATCATAAATCTTAGACATTTGTCTTTGCTATCTACTTCAACGttataaactatcaaaatgttgtttctttttaaacgtttaaaatatttcatcatttttcctATCAATATtcctaaaatgtttctttatgtttatacaatatataatatcAAATCAGGTATAAAAATCGAAATATAAAAAAAGCTTCAGGTAAGatatataatttttcatatgCTTGCGcaattcaatatttttgtatatgaaaaaaaaaatcccttaaaATGAGATAGCTAGTATGTAATCATTTATGTATTACTAATCGTATTTATAGTAGTGGTACAGACTGACTAAAGCCGCTATTTTAACTTATTCCTGCTTGAACAATTACTgtgatttttattacaaatatacattATCTTTTAGGAATCTGTTTtgaatattcaatattttatgcAAAGTCAGATTGCTCTAGAATTTGACAAAGCAATTAGAATCATTACtgaatatacatataatattatgtaacttACCCACATTGCACAGTTTGCAGTATTTTGGGCATAGCTTTTTTGCTTGATTAATCAATTTGCAGATACTGAACAAGGAGTTCAAATAAGCACAGTCTGTCTTTGCGTCATCGACACACTCAGAAGCTAAAATGAAGCAAAACTGACCATAAAAGCATATGTCCCCAAAAGTAACTGGGTGTATTTGTCCCAAGCAtgcagtgaccttgacattgactcaGTGGCTACAAACCAATAGAAGTCATTAACTGACCATAGtcaattatataataaaatgtgatGGCTGTAGGTTCTAATGACTTTCAGCTATTATAGTCCTTTACCATTTTAATCTCAAGATCAAAGCTTAATACCGTGATTCTTAAAAGGAATGCTCCCGTATTTTATTAAGTACATAAATAAGTAAGCAAATAGACAAACTGCAACCGTCTGTAGAAAAATGTTGACTACAAAAGACAACGACATAAAACTCACAATCTTTATATCCACAGAGTTTGATGTTACAGTTGTTGGTGGAGCAGCATTCAAAGCATGGCTGTGTTTGACCTCCGTCCATTTTCATAGCAGGTACACCAGGAGTGAAGTTTGCAAAATCACCGCAATTctaaaaaaaggaataaatagTTTTGCATAATAGGAAATCAAAAACTGAAACAACATTGTAAATCAATACAGGAATGTCTTTATCACTTAATGATTTATTCATTAATATACATATACTTTTAATTTGGGTGGGtcaataaaagtttgtaaaatattaactaattatttgattgtaaaagacacaaaaaaacaaaacgaaagcAGAAGTGTAGCTTAACACGTCTTAGAAGAAAACATGGAAAAATGGGAACTGTGCACATTTGTTTGTATTATAGcaaatacagttttatttaaatacggCATTGTTATAATTCTCTAAAGAGTTGCATCAGAAGTTTCTGAAAGAAATAGTAGGAAATTTAAATTATCTTAATCtaatattaaacaacatttttatgtaaaatttaccttttgaatacattgtatgttttttttagatTCAACAAATGTAGTAAATTATACACACTTTGCCTGGAAGATCAAGTGTTGCTGATAATAATATTATGACAGTAAGCCCAAAGCTCAATTTATAACTTGCTGTTACCTGACTGTCGATTGTGtataatctctctctctctctctctctctctctctctctctgtctaaTTAACCATGCGTGAACTCATGTGTTTCTTGAAATGCATCAGTTATGTCCTTGTGAGTTTCTTTCCATATTGTTTAGATTGCCTTACACGCCCCTGCTCCTTTTtgtataaacttaaaaaaaacttatcTAAAATTAGATATGTTTCTAAATTAGTCTTATGTGAGATATAGAAAAACCTACCTGATTGTCGACACATCCTAGATCATACGAAACGTGTTCAGTGTATTCTCTCTTTTTAAAACACACCTTGAAAATACAAAAGGTACTTGTATGATTTAAACGCATGTTTTCTAACGAACATAAAAAGTGAAAACTGGCATAAAATATATACTATTTACCGCATTACTTATACTTCAAAAGAGTTGGGAAAGCCTTTAATTGTGTCTGAATTTGTATTATACAGAGATAATTGAAAATATGTCAGATTACGAGTTTAAAATAATCAAACAGTTATATTAACACATTGCaagtatttcatatttcatttctatcaaaagtTTTTGAATACTTTACAGATCTGTTACACGGATATTCGATATTCAGGTCAAAAACAATCTTCCTTTTACTACATAATATAGTTTGTTCAAATCTTATTGACATGCATAGTTTAAGAAGATAGACTGACAAAGTTAATGAATTTTTAAACCTGATCTACATACGCAAGGTAAGAACTGCTTCTTTCAGTTAAATATTTCAATACGGACAAAGAGAGATAATCAAAGTGGACTAGAATCATGACAAGAAGACTTGTCGCGTATTTTCGAGACTTCatcttattttgtaaaactttaaaGGTTAAACATGTACCTGTTGATCTTCACATGTAATTTTGGTGTTACATTTACGCAAGTTTGTCACGCCAGTGCAGTTGTAACATTCTAGGGATgctgaaatataagaaataacatatgaattaataaaccatgaaaacagttgctttaataataaaatcttatatATTTAGCACACATCTAGTATATTAATGCAGCGTTTGGAAATGTATTCAAGCAACCAGATCTATGGTTTATTTGTACTAAAGGGACACTGCATGGAGAAAAACTTTGTTTAACcgttattcaaaaatattttaaagggcTAAATCAAAATCGTGTTATCCTGTGTAGTCGgtgaaagaaacattttaaaaaagatgatGTTGAATGTGTAGATCCATAAAGGAATGAAAAAGTTATGTCAAAAGTTGGAAAATATGGAAACTGTTTGAAGATCAATGTGAAATGTCTATATATAAACGTAAATGACC contains these protein-coding regions:
- the LOC128551782 gene encoding semaphorin-5B-like — translated: MWIFYPIAILTVALTVFGRAASLECYNCTGVTNLRKCNTKITCEDQQVCFKKREYTEHVSYDLGCVDNQNCGDFANFTPGVPAMKMDGGQTQPCFECCSTNNCNIKLCGYKDSSECVDDAKTDCAYLNSLFSICKLINQAKKLCPKYCKLCNVVDGNWSPWSKWSDCDVTCENGTQVRTRSCTDPAPQYGGLDCLGNDTDTKSCQNKPCPGKLTVL